A region from the Microbacterium lacus genome encodes:
- a CDS encoding ATP-dependent DNA helicase, translating to MSGSTAPAPVATASLSAAVIAAALGQFPPTPEQTAVIESPLEPALVVAGAGSGKTETMAGRVVWLVANRLVRRDEILGLTFTRKAAGELAERIQVRLQRLAEFERWGLLGALPQLHGAGHLDVFGELERSGAHGAKAVAARAEIMAKLATEVGARPEAPDEDALLHRPVVSTYNSFADQIVREHAVRIGRDSDAVILSESAAWLLMRRVVFASDDPQLETRTEAIRSIIDAALRIARDGVDNLVSFDDLAAFPARFHDVVDRPSVRRGTIVYADVAEADDKVAALEMLVGLAREYAQEKRRIGVLDFSDQVAGAVEVIRAHPAVVAELRERYRVVLLDEYQDTSVIQTELLATLFADTAVMGVGDPHQAIYGWRGASAGNLGGFASAFASAGECAQYSLLTSWRNSAQVLRAANAVLAPLAASAAVSVDELCARPGAPDGEVELVFESDLDAETERVAAWFAHVRAERGRRGRSTTGAILFRSKKHMVRFGDALGRRGIPHRILGLGGLLSTPEVVDVVSALRVLSDPSAGSALIRLLAGPRWGIGLPDLRELAALARRLARHDAALQPLAPEVVERIRSSADDDGGSLPDALDFFLRHREDHGWLQGFTPDARERLREAASVFSGLRRAVGLPVPDLVRLIELELRLDIELAANESRGPARIASAQLRAFVDELHGFLAADETGSIANLLAWLDHAEQRDEFAPRTEPPEDDVVQLLTIHGSKGLEWDAVAVVRLVRDELPSAPRDTKGWLGFGILPYSFRGDARWLPALQWERDAAPTQQDLKAAIDDFTAANRARQLAEDRRLAYVAVTRARDHLLLSGSSWSGTKRPRARSMFWDEIAAALQVEVSEDEPGEDPYLGERRVLQWPIDPLGARRAAVGRAVSAVEAASDAPRAEPDRDAALLLAEREARQHPPREGAPTRIAASRYKDFVSDYNGTVAQLARPLPERPYRQTRLGTLFHAWVEHRSGLVGTAGSLDDALWEADGEDEAESSPESDAALLAALQATFAASEWGGLRPIEVETEIDFTETDTLDGRPHVIICKLDAVYRREDRGGRIEIVDWKTGAPPRTAAETQERMLQLELYRRAYHAKHGVALDEIDVALYYVAHDLVLRA from the coding sequence GTGAGCGGCTCGACCGCTCCGGCGCCGGTCGCGACCGCGTCGCTGTCCGCCGCGGTGATCGCCGCGGCGCTCGGCCAGTTTCCGCCCACACCCGAGCAGACCGCCGTGATCGAATCACCGCTGGAGCCGGCGCTCGTCGTCGCGGGCGCGGGCAGCGGCAAGACCGAGACGATGGCCGGTCGGGTCGTCTGGCTCGTGGCGAACCGGCTGGTGCGGCGCGACGAGATCCTGGGTCTCACGTTCACCCGCAAAGCCGCCGGCGAGCTTGCGGAGCGGATCCAGGTGCGGCTGCAGCGACTCGCGGAGTTCGAGCGATGGGGGCTGCTGGGGGCGCTTCCGCAGCTGCACGGCGCCGGGCATCTCGACGTGTTCGGCGAACTCGAGCGCTCCGGAGCGCACGGTGCGAAAGCGGTCGCCGCACGTGCGGAGATCATGGCGAAGCTCGCCACGGAGGTCGGTGCGCGACCGGAGGCTCCGGACGAGGACGCCCTCCTCCATCGGCCCGTCGTCTCGACCTACAACAGCTTCGCGGATCAGATCGTCCGTGAGCACGCCGTCCGCATCGGTCGCGACTCCGACGCGGTGATACTGTCCGAGTCCGCGGCGTGGCTGCTGATGCGTCGCGTGGTTTTCGCCTCCGACGATCCTCAGCTCGAGACGAGGACCGAAGCGATCCGCAGCATCATCGATGCGGCGCTGCGCATCGCGCGGGACGGTGTGGACAACCTGGTGTCCTTCGACGACCTCGCCGCCTTCCCCGCGCGCTTCCACGACGTCGTGGACCGCCCGTCCGTGCGCCGCGGCACGATCGTCTATGCCGACGTCGCCGAAGCGGACGACAAAGTGGCCGCCCTCGAGATGCTCGTTGGCCTCGCGCGCGAGTATGCGCAGGAGAAGCGCCGTATCGGCGTCCTCGACTTCTCCGACCAGGTCGCGGGGGCGGTCGAAGTCATCCGTGCGCACCCGGCAGTCGTCGCGGAGCTCCGCGAGCGCTACCGGGTCGTCCTCCTGGACGAATACCAGGACACCTCGGTCATCCAGACCGAGCTGCTCGCGACCCTGTTCGCGGACACCGCGGTCATGGGGGTCGGCGACCCGCATCAGGCGATCTACGGCTGGCGGGGGGCGAGCGCCGGCAACCTCGGCGGCTTCGCCTCTGCATTCGCGTCCGCGGGGGAGTGCGCGCAGTACTCGCTGCTGACGAGTTGGCGCAACAGCGCACAGGTACTCAGGGCGGCCAACGCCGTGCTGGCGCCGCTCGCGGCGTCCGCCGCGGTCTCGGTCGACGAGCTGTGCGCGCGGCCGGGTGCACCGGACGGCGAGGTGGAACTCGTCTTCGAGAGTGATCTGGATGCCGAGACCGAACGCGTCGCCGCGTGGTTCGCGCACGTCCGCGCCGAGCGCGGCCGCCGCGGCCGGAGCACGACCGGCGCGATCCTGTTCCGGAGCAAGAAGCACATGGTGCGTTTCGGCGATGCGCTCGGACGCCGCGGCATCCCGCACCGGATCCTCGGACTCGGCGGGCTCCTGTCCACCCCGGAAGTGGTCGACGTCGTCAGCGCGCTCCGCGTGCTGAGCGACCCGTCGGCCGGGTCCGCGCTGATCCGGCTCCTCGCAGGGCCGCGGTGGGGCATCGGCCTGCCGGATCTGCGCGAACTCGCCGCGCTCGCGCGCCGTCTCGCGCGGCACGACGCGGCGCTGCAGCCTCTGGCCCCGGAGGTCGTCGAGCGCATCCGTTCCAGCGCCGACGACGATGGCGGGTCCCTCCCGGACGCTCTGGACTTCTTCCTGCGTCACCGTGAGGATCACGGGTGGCTGCAGGGCTTCACTCCAGACGCGCGCGAGCGCTTGCGGGAGGCGGCATCCGTCTTCAGCGGCTTGCGCCGCGCGGTGGGTCTTCCCGTTCCCGACCTTGTTCGACTCATCGAATTGGAGCTGAGGCTGGACATCGAGCTGGCCGCCAATGAGTCGCGGGGGCCGGCCCGCATCGCCTCAGCGCAGCTGCGCGCGTTCGTGGACGAGCTGCACGGATTCCTCGCGGCCGACGAAACGGGCTCGATCGCGAACCTGCTCGCCTGGCTCGACCATGCCGAGCAGCGGGATGAGTTCGCGCCGCGGACCGAACCCCCCGAGGACGACGTGGTGCAGCTGCTCACGATCCACGGGTCGAAGGGTCTCGAGTGGGACGCGGTCGCCGTCGTCCGGCTCGTCCGCGACGAGCTGCCCAGCGCGCCGCGCGACACGAAAGGCTGGTTGGGTTTCGGCATCCTGCCCTACTCCTTCCGGGGGGACGCGCGCTGGCTGCCTGCGCTGCAGTGGGAGCGGGATGCCGCGCCCACGCAGCAGGACCTCAAGGCTGCGATCGATGACTTCACCGCCGCGAACCGGGCGCGCCAGCTCGCCGAGGACCGGCGCCTGGCGTACGTCGCCGTCACGCGCGCCCGTGATCATCTGCTCCTCAGCGGCTCGAGCTGGTCCGGGACGAAGCGCCCGCGGGCGCGGAGCATGTTCTGGGACGAGATCGCCGCTGCGCTCCAGGTCGAGGTCTCCGAGGACGAGCCGGGGGAGGATCCGTACCTCGGCGAGCGGCGCGTCCTGCAGTGGCCGATCGATCCGCTCGGCGCGCGCCGCGCGGCCGTGGGGCGAGCGGTGAGCGCCGTCGAAGCGGCTTCGGACGCGCCGCGCGCCGAACCCGACCGGGATGCGGCGCTCCTGCTCGCCGAACGCGAGGCGCGTCAGCATCCGCCGCGGGAAGGCGCCCCGACACGCATCGCCGCTTCGCGGTACAAGGACTTCGTTTCGGACTACAACGGGACCGTCGCGCAACTCGCGCGACCGCTACCCGAGCGGCCGTATCGGCAGACGCGCCTCGGGACGCTCTTCCACGCGTGGGTCGAGCACCGGTCCGGACTCGTCGGCACCGCCGGGTCTCTCGATGACGCGCTGTGGGAGGCCGATGGCGAAGACGAGGCAGAGAGTTCGCCCGAATCAGACGCTGCACTCCTGGCAGCGCTGCAGGCCACGTTCGCCGCGTCCGAATGGGGTGGGCTGCGACCGATCGAGGTCGAGACCGAGATCGACTTCACCGAGACGGACACGCTGGACGGACGGCCGCACGTCATCATCTGCAAGCTCGATGCGGTGTACCGGCGCGAAGACCGCGGCGGACGCATCGAGATCGTGGACTGGAAGACGGGCGCTCCGCCGCGCACCGCCGCCGAGACGCAGGAGCGGATGCTGCAGCTCGAGCTGTACCGACGGGCGTATCACGCGAAGCACGGAGTCGCCCTCGACGAGATCGACGTCGCGCTCTACTACGTCGCGCACGATCTCGTGCTCCGGGCCTAG
- a CDS encoding PD-(D/E)XK nuclease family protein → MEQRSGERAAFDPDPHQAAVIGLPATASGVVVGVPGSGKTATIIARLASLVHAGLHPDSVLVLTPSRQAATALRDRLAIAVGQATSGAMARSVASFSFQLVRAASVAAGDPPPQLLTGGDEDQIIHDLLDGDAEDEAAGRIRWPDALPAAVRSTAGFRAEVRAFMAECTTLGIDPARLRTLGAAHRVEAWPAVADFYADYLQVRADMRGAHRDAASLVREAVGVVRTAEPALVPPQRVILVDDAQELTLGGVELLEACRARGIAVLAFGDPDVGSGAFRGATAENFSRLAMSLGPVSVLRHVHRGTAWQAETVRRVTERIGAVGVVAHRRAASDAVADTSVRALTLRSPAEEIDAIARLLRERHVHDGVPWSQCAVIAHDTRQITQLESELAAREVPTRSSGPGRPLGTLAPARDLLRLLDLAARDEWTFEDAADALGGMTTRLDSIELRRVRSALRHVALRAQDGVPEATSGRDLLLSAMRNPIEFDLVDTREARRAAVLARTLAVLRDEIARGASAHELLWTAWERSGLERAWSQTAAGLGPLAEQAHRDLDAVVALFQAAKRFAERSMDADPRVFVRSILDSTVAEDRLDAPLGGEVVRVLTPAGALGTEFDTVVVAGMQEGVWPNTRLRGSLLDTWRLADAATRADGGAASSLDRRRQAMHDELRLLARALSRARARVVVTAVDDDDTGPSVFFELLPDPEPYAVEHPLSLRGLVAAHRRTLTTAPTGSRAVHAAEQLAVLADAGVAGAAPSQWFGVAPPTSTGPLRDLAVEDVRVSPSRLHTLEECELNWVIGDLGGDPGGATAGLGTIIHAALEHASDTDESTLWAEVESRWGELTFEAEWRDRAERARARDLIRRLHLYLRRFDAAGGTLIGAEPHFEVPIPLEDEEPTAHGAILSGYIDRVERSPEGSVVIVDLKTGKREPQTDAKVTDNPQLAAYQLAFEAGAIPSAAGLPAGGAKLLVLRPTAARADYATPWQAPFDDVSRAAFLTRLRAAIGVMRGTSFTAAYEEHCRDEHSYGLCRIHTIAAVSAS, encoded by the coding sequence ATGGAGCAGAGGTCGGGTGAGCGCGCGGCGTTCGATCCCGATCCGCACCAGGCCGCGGTGATCGGGCTTCCCGCGACGGCGTCGGGAGTCGTCGTCGGCGTCCCCGGCAGCGGCAAGACCGCCACGATCATCGCCCGGCTCGCGTCCCTCGTCCACGCCGGCTTGCATCCGGATTCCGTCCTGGTCCTGACGCCGTCGCGGCAGGCTGCGACCGCGCTGCGGGACCGTCTCGCGATCGCCGTCGGGCAGGCGACCTCGGGCGCGATGGCCCGCTCGGTGGCCTCCTTCTCGTTCCAGCTCGTCCGAGCGGCATCCGTCGCGGCGGGGGACCCCCCTCCGCAGCTGCTCACCGGGGGCGACGAAGACCAGATCATCCACGATCTGCTCGACGGCGACGCGGAGGACGAAGCCGCGGGACGAATCCGCTGGCCGGACGCGTTGCCGGCCGCCGTGCGGTCGACGGCCGGCTTCCGCGCCGAAGTGCGCGCCTTCATGGCCGAGTGCACGACACTCGGGATCGACCCCGCCCGGCTGCGGACGCTCGGCGCGGCGCACCGCGTGGAGGCGTGGCCGGCGGTCGCGGACTTCTACGCCGACTACCTGCAGGTGCGCGCCGACATGCGCGGGGCTCACCGGGATGCGGCGAGCCTCGTGCGCGAGGCGGTGGGCGTCGTCCGCACGGCCGAGCCCGCGCTCGTCCCGCCTCAGCGCGTCATCCTCGTCGACGACGCGCAAGAGCTCACGCTGGGTGGCGTGGAGCTGCTGGAGGCCTGTCGGGCGCGGGGCATCGCGGTGCTCGCCTTCGGTGATCCCGATGTCGGCTCGGGAGCCTTCCGAGGAGCGACGGCCGAGAACTTCTCGCGTCTCGCGATGAGCCTCGGGCCGGTCTCGGTGCTGCGCCACGTGCACCGTGGCACGGCGTGGCAGGCCGAGACGGTTCGCCGGGTGACCGAGCGCATCGGTGCCGTCGGAGTCGTCGCCCATCGGCGGGCGGCCTCGGATGCCGTCGCCGACACGTCCGTCCGCGCGTTGACACTGCGTTCACCGGCGGAGGAGATCGACGCGATCGCGCGACTGCTGCGCGAACGCCACGTGCACGACGGCGTGCCCTGGTCGCAGTGCGCCGTGATCGCCCACGACACGCGCCAGATCACCCAGCTCGAATCCGAACTGGCCGCGCGGGAGGTTCCGACGCGCTCGAGCGGGCCGGGCCGGCCATTGGGGACGCTGGCCCCCGCGCGTGATCTGCTGAGACTTCTCGACCTCGCCGCGCGCGACGAGTGGACGTTCGAGGATGCCGCGGACGCGCTCGGGGGCATGACCACTCGTCTGGATTCGATCGAGCTGCGCCGGGTGCGCTCGGCACTGCGTCACGTCGCACTCCGGGCGCAGGACGGCGTTCCTGAGGCGACGTCCGGGCGCGACCTGCTGCTGTCCGCGATGCGCAACCCCATCGAGTTCGATCTCGTCGACACGCGCGAAGCCCGTCGCGCCGCGGTGCTCGCCCGCACGCTCGCGGTGCTGCGTGACGAGATCGCGCGCGGGGCGAGCGCCCACGAGCTGCTGTGGACCGCATGGGAGCGCAGCGGTCTCGAGCGTGCCTGGAGCCAGACGGCCGCCGGACTCGGTCCGCTCGCCGAGCAGGCGCACCGCGATCTGGACGCCGTCGTCGCGCTCTTCCAAGCCGCCAAACGCTTCGCGGAGCGCTCGATGGACGCCGATCCCCGGGTCTTCGTGCGCAGCATCCTGGACAGCACCGTCGCCGAGGATCGCCTGGACGCCCCGCTCGGAGGTGAGGTTGTGCGCGTTCTCACGCCCGCGGGTGCTCTGGGAACGGAGTTCGACACGGTCGTGGTCGCCGGGATGCAGGAGGGGGTGTGGCCGAACACCCGTCTGCGCGGCTCGCTTCTGGACACGTGGCGACTCGCGGATGCCGCCACCCGTGCCGATGGCGGGGCGGCGTCGAGCCTGGACCGACGTCGTCAGGCGATGCACGACGAGCTGCGGCTCCTCGCCCGAGCGCTTTCCCGTGCGCGTGCGCGAGTGGTCGTCACGGCCGTCGACGATGACGACACCGGACCGAGCGTCTTCTTCGAGCTGCTGCCTGATCCCGAGCCCTACGCCGTGGAGCACCCGCTGTCGCTGCGCGGCTTGGTGGCGGCACATCGGCGCACCCTGACGACCGCGCCGACGGGATCGCGCGCAGTCCACGCGGCGGAGCAGCTCGCGGTGCTCGCCGATGCCGGGGTCGCGGGTGCCGCCCCGTCGCAATGGTTCGGTGTCGCTCCGCCCACTTCGACCGGACCGCTCCGCGATCTCGCGGTCGAGGACGTGCGGGTCTCGCCCTCGCGCCTGCACACGCTCGAGGAGTGCGAGCTGAACTGGGTGATCGGCGATCTGGGCGGCGATCCGGGTGGCGCCACGGCGGGTCTCGGCACGATCATCCACGCTGCGCTCGAACATGCGTCGGACACGGACGAGTCGACGCTGTGGGCCGAAGTCGAATCGCGGTGGGGTGAGCTGACGTTCGAGGCGGAGTGGCGCGATCGCGCCGAGCGGGCGCGGGCCCGGGACCTGATACGACGGCTCCACCTCTACCTGCGGCGGTTCGACGCGGCGGGCGGCACTCTGATCGGCGCGGAGCCCCACTTCGAGGTCCCGATCCCTCTGGAGGACGAGGAGCCGACGGCGCACGGCGCGATCCTTTCGGGGTACATCGACCGTGTGGAGCGCTCGCCGGAGGGGAGCGTGGTGATCGTCGACCTGAAGACCGGCAAGCGCGAGCCGCAGACGGACGCGAAGGTCACCGACAACCCGCAGCTCGCGGCGTATCAGCTCGCCTTCGAGGCGGGCGCGATCCCCTCGGCCGCAGGGCTTCCGGCCGGCGGCGCGAAGCTCCTCGTCCTGCGCCCCACCGCAGCGCGGGCGGACTACGCCACGCCCTGGCAGGCACCGTTCGACGATGTGAGCCGCGCGGCATTCCTGACGCGTCTGCGCGCGGCGATCGGGGTGATGCGCGGGACGTCCTTCACGGCCGCCTACGAAGAGCACTGCCGCGACGAGCACTCCTACGGACTGTGCCGCATCCACACGATCGCCGCGGTGAGCGCCTCGTGA
- a CDS encoding DUF3107 domain-containing protein → MEIRIGITNTGRELNFETNESAADVKKAVATALDAGATHLTLVDAKGTSYIVPTASLAYVELGTEETRRVGFVA, encoded by the coding sequence GTGGAGATCCGCATCGGCATCACGAACACCGGCCGTGAGCTCAACTTCGAGACGAACGAAAGCGCGGCCGACGTGAAGAAGGCCGTCGCGACGGCTCTGGATGCGGGTGCGACGCACCTCACCCTCGTCGATGCGAAGGGCACGAGCTACATCGTCCCCACCGCGAGCTTGGCTTACGTCGAGCTCGGCACGGAAGAGACCCGTCGGGTCGGCTTCGTCGCCTGA
- a CDS encoding ferritin-like fold-containing protein codes for MVKWFWQQRPAARKLQLRSRDQVGDAHRVDFEELAPEIDTFLGQAAYLQLGYFETLSELIASTPELAEKESLSRAAGAALRKHEEIVALIRERGDDPTSIMLPFREPLDAFRRATHGVRPQETMLSVHITAGMLDDFYLALSASYGETGRRVARILQADDDRQAIVDIIGATIASDQEWKSLLAMWGRRLVGDTLLIARAALRPTTLRIADEQKVEPVFTDLMGAHSRRMDAMGLAA; via the coding sequence GTGGTGAAGTGGTTCTGGCAGCAGCGCCCGGCTGCGCGAAAGCTCCAGCTGCGATCTCGCGACCAGGTCGGCGATGCGCATCGCGTGGACTTCGAAGAGCTCGCGCCCGAGATCGACACGTTCCTCGGACAGGCGGCCTACCTCCAGCTCGGGTACTTCGAGACGCTGTCCGAGCTCATCGCCTCCACTCCCGAGCTCGCCGAGAAGGAGTCGCTGTCGCGCGCTGCCGGCGCGGCGCTGCGCAAGCACGAGGAGATCGTCGCCCTCATCCGGGAGCGCGGCGACGATCCCACCAGCATCATGCTTCCCTTCCGGGAGCCGCTGGACGCCTTCCGCCGCGCCACTCACGGAGTGCGTCCGCAAGAGACGATGCTGTCCGTGCACATCACCGCGGGCATGCTCGACGACTTCTATCTCGCGCTGTCCGCCAGCTACGGCGAGACGGGTCGGCGGGTCGCCCGCATCCTGCAGGCGGACGATGACCGACAGGCGATCGTGGACATCATCGGCGCGACGATCGCGAGCGACCAGGAGTGGAAGTCGCTTCTGGCGATGTGGGGACGACGTCTCGTCGGCGACACCCTGCTGATCGCGCGGGCGGCGCTGCGACCCACGACGCTCCGGATCGCCGACGAGCAGAAGGTCGAGCCGGTGTTCACCGATCTGATGGGCGCCCATTCGCGCCGGATGGACGCGATGGGTCTGGCCGCCTGA
- a CDS encoding DEAD/DEAH box helicase: MTTFAELGVDQDIVQTLAEKGIVDAFPIQEQTIPLGLPGQDIIGQAKTGTGKTFGFGIPVVQRLGPDPAHGVKALIVVPTRELCVQVYEDIDILTRGRSTSVVAIYGGKAYEGQIDQLKAGAQIVVGTPGRLIDLNNQRLLDLSHATEVVLDEADKMLDLGFLPDIEKIFSKVPAIRHTQLFSATMPGPIVALARRFMTNPIHIRATDPDEGLTQANIKHLVYRAHSLDKDEVIARILQAEGRGKTVIFTRTKRAAQRLADELGDRGFNSASVHGDMSQEARERSMAAFKAGKKDVLIATDVAARGIDVDDVTHVINHTIPDDEKTYLHRAGRTGRAGKTGIAVTFVDWDDLHKWALINRALEFGQPEPVETYSSSPHLYTDLDIPAGTKGRLVTAPRTQAVKTQDAAPAASGDRDGAPRRRRRRGGQGGEADQARTAESAPVVPAEHGADDGADGQGTHDGGGSEHHDGNAAPRRRRRRRGGSRPSGAPAGA; the protein is encoded by the coding sequence GTGACCACGTTCGCCGAACTCGGCGTCGACCAGGACATCGTCCAGACCCTCGCCGAGAAGGGGATCGTCGACGCGTTCCCCATCCAGGAGCAGACGATCCCCCTCGGACTTCCCGGCCAGGACATCATCGGCCAGGCCAAGACCGGCACGGGTAAGACCTTCGGTTTCGGCATCCCCGTCGTGCAGCGCCTCGGACCCGACCCCGCGCACGGTGTCAAGGCCCTCATCGTCGTCCCGACGCGCGAGCTGTGCGTCCAGGTGTACGAGGACATCGACATACTCACGCGCGGTCGCTCCACGAGCGTCGTCGCCATCTACGGCGGAAAGGCCTACGAGGGTCAGATCGATCAGCTGAAGGCGGGCGCGCAGATCGTCGTCGGTACCCCCGGGCGACTGATCGACCTGAACAACCAGCGCCTGCTCGACCTGTCGCACGCCACCGAGGTGGTCCTCGACGAGGCAGACAAGATGCTCGACCTCGGCTTCCTCCCCGACATCGAGAAGATCTTCTCGAAGGTCCCGGCGATCCGTCACACGCAGCTGTTCTCGGCGACGATGCCCGGCCCGATCGTGGCGCTCGCACGCCGGTTCATGACGAACCCGATCCACATCCGCGCGACCGATCCCGACGAGGGTCTCACGCAGGCCAACATCAAGCACCTCGTCTACCGCGCGCACTCGCTCGACAAGGACGAGGTGATCGCGCGCATCCTGCAGGCCGAGGGCCGCGGCAAGACCGTGATCTTCACGCGCACGAAGCGCGCGGCGCAGCGCCTCGCGGACGAGCTCGGCGACCGCGGCTTCAATTCCGCCTCCGTGCACGGCGACATGAGCCAGGAGGCGCGCGAGCGCTCGATGGCCGCGTTCAAGGCCGGCAAGAAGGACGTCCTGATCGCGACCGACGTCGCCGCACGCGGCATCGACGTCGACGACGTCACGCACGTGATCAACCACACGATCCCGGACGACGAGAAGACCTACCTGCACCGAGCCGGCCGCACGGGCCGGGCCGGCAAGACCGGCATCGCCGTGACGTTCGTCGACTGGGATGACCTGCACAAATGGGCGCTCATCAACCGCGCCCTCGAGTTCGGCCAGCCCGAGCCGGTCGAGACCTACTCGTCGAGCCCACACCTGTACACCGATCTCGACATCCCCGCCGGCACGAAGGGTCGCCTCGTCACGGCACCGCGCACGCAAGCGGTCAAGACGCAGGATGCCGCTCCCGCCGCGTCGGGCGACCGCGACGGCGCACCGCGCCGCCGCCGTCGCCGTGGCGGTCAGGGCGGCGAGGCGGACCAGGCACGCACGGCCGAGTCCGCTCCCGTCGTCCCCGCCGAGCACGGTGCGGACGACGGTGCCGACGGGCAGGGCACGCACGACGGCGGCGGCAGCGAGCACCACGACGGCAATGCGGCGCCGCGACGCCGCCGTCGCCGCCGCGGCGGCTCCCGCCCGAGCGGCGCGCCCGCCGGCGCCTGA
- a CDS encoding SHOCT domain-containing protein: MRIIEAVEYQGFWGSIGDLIWWFLWAFVFFTYLIALFAVVGDLFRDHKLSGWWKAVWIIFLIFVPFLTLLVYLIARGKGMQERGAAQAREYKAAQDQYIKSVATSSPAEEIAKAKALLDSGAITQAEFDSIKTKALG; the protein is encoded by the coding sequence ATGAGAATCATCGAAGCAGTGGAGTACCAGGGATTCTGGGGCTCCATCGGGGACTTGATCTGGTGGTTCCTGTGGGCGTTCGTCTTCTTCACCTACCTGATCGCCCTGTTCGCCGTGGTCGGCGACCTGTTCCGCGACCACAAGCTCAGCGGGTGGTGGAAGGCCGTCTGGATCATCTTCCTGATCTTCGTCCCGTTCCTGACCCTGCTGGTGTACCTGATCGCCCGCGGCAAGGGCATGCAGGAGCGCGGCGCGGCGCAGGCGCGTGAGTACAAGGCCGCTCAGGACCAGTACATCAAGTCGGTCGCGACCTCGAGCCCGGCGGAGGAGATCGCGAAGGCCAAGGCGCTGCTGGATTCCGGAGCGATCACTCAGGCGGAGTTCGACAGCATCAAGACCAAAGCACTCGGCTGA
- a CDS encoding PHP domain-containing protein, whose amino-acid sequence MPGTRRFEGPSDLHLHSIHSDGTESAAGVMAAAHAHGLRTAALTDHDTTSGWSEAAEAAGSLGMTFIPGMELSAKHEWRSVHVLAYLFDPDDAGLRAMTDRIRASRTDRARTMADRISRDFDLHWDDILAQTSDGATIGRPHIADALIAKGHVRDRTEAFEDILSPRGEYYVALYAPDPVLAVETVVAAGGVPIIAHPAGRAGLLPEGVMQRMLDAGLGGFELGHRENLEPGIRTLRRICEERDLIVTGSSDYHGLGKPNRPGEHTTSDDMVARLIARARGTTPVYA is encoded by the coding sequence ATGCCGGGAACGCGACGCTTCGAGGGGCCGAGCGATCTGCACCTGCACTCGATCCACTCCGACGGCACCGAGTCCGCGGCGGGGGTCATGGCGGCCGCGCACGCGCACGGCCTGCGCACCGCGGCGCTCACGGACCACGACACGACCTCCGGGTGGTCCGAGGCCGCGGAGGCGGCAGGGTCCCTCGGCATGACCTTCATCCCCGGTATGGAACTGTCGGCGAAGCACGAGTGGCGGAGCGTCCATGTCCTGGCCTACCTGTTCGATCCCGACGACGCGGGGCTCCGCGCCATGACCGACCGGATCCGCGCGTCCCGCACGGATCGCGCCCGGACGATGGCGGATCGCATCTCGCGCGACTTCGACCTGCACTGGGACGACATCCTCGCCCAGACCTCCGACGGCGCGACGATCGGGCGACCGCACATCGCCGACGCCCTCATCGCGAAAGGGCACGTGCGCGACCGGACCGAGGCGTTCGAGGACATCCTCAGCCCGCGCGGGGAGTACTACGTGGCGCTGTACGCCCCCGATCCGGTGCTGGCGGTCGAAACCGTCGTGGCCGCGGGCGGCGTGCCGATCATCGCGCACCCGGCCGGGCGCGCGGGCCTTCTGCCTGAGGGCGTGATGCAGCGGATGCTGGATGCCGGCCTCGGCGGATTCGAGCTCGGCCACCGCGAGAACCTCGAGCCCGGCATCCGGACCCTGCGCAGGATCTGCGAGGAACGCGACCTGATCGTCACCGGCTCGAGCGACTATCACGGGCTCGGGAAGCCGAACCGGCCGGGGGAGCACACCACGAGCGACGACATGGTGGCACGCCTGATCGCCCGTGCGCGCGGGACGACACCGGTCTACGCCTGA